The nucleotide window TcatatcgttccccattttccccagcgtcccccatgatcttcccatttttccccagcatcccccatgatcataccatatttccccattttctccagcatcccccatgatcttcccatcattccccattttctccagcgtcccccatgatcttcccatcgttccccattttccccagtgtcccccatgatcttcccatcgttccccattttccccagcatcccccatgatcttcccattgttccccattttccccaccgtcccccatgatcttaacatcgttccccattttaccaagcatcccccatgatcatcccatcgttccccattttccccagcggcccccattatcttcccatcattccccattttccccagcgtcccccatgatcttcccatcattcctcattttcctcagcatcccccataGCTGTGTATTTTATGTGAGCGGGAGAAAATGCTAAGAGATAGCTATGGATCTCCTACTGACGGGATCAGGATGGCAGATAGCTCTGTATTTCATACTGATTAAAGCAGGATGGGAGATAGCTATGCATCTTACGCTGATGGGATCAggaggagagatagctgtgtatgtcacaATGCGAGATAGCTGTGTGCCATTCTAATCATACTGATGAGTAACTTCCATGTGCGCAGTCCCACCTGCAGCAATGTAATTAATCTCTTCATCTCAAGGACTAAATCAGCCTGTTTGTCTGAGTCAAATGAGAAAGTTTATTGATTAATTAAACGGTTGCCTGGTTACATAATTGCTTTAAGTACTTCACCCTTTAATAACATTTGCTGTATGTGTTCAGCTAAATGGCAGAGTTACAGGTAATAATAAAGGGGTTTCAGCTGCATAACCCCTACCCCCTAGTACAATGTCTCgtttaaaaggtgcaatcccacttaGTCAGGCCAAAAAAACAACGTTTGAGGAAGGATTGAACAATCAAATTGCTTTCCATAAACAAATCTAACCGTGCTAAAAGCACAGCTTGGTGTGCTTTTTGTGTCTTTGGGAGATCATTACGACATGCATATCATAGGGCCcctgaatgaggaagtgtttccACGAAACTTTCATCTTTCCTTAGATTACAGGAAGACCTGATGTAACTTAATGAACTTGTGGCATAGATACTTCTAGCACTAGTGTGATACATCACTGCTTAAAGACATTGAAAATATGTACGTAAAGGAGTCCTGATTGTAAGAAGCAAATTACTatcaagtatacagtatattgttaagCAGATATAATTCTATATAGGTGAATCTGGATACAGATACCCAATTATAGACGCTCAGCAACTGCCAAAACATGAATGCCACTGTATTGATAACATAACATTTTTGGGAGATGTTTTAGAACTGGAAATACCATCGTGACAAATACTGCTCTAcctatatttagcaatgttgctCTTTTTAAATGCTGTAGTTGCATTCTGGAGATCTAATTGGCTGGAAATATGCCttccagggaatttaaaatggcagcTACTGCTCACTCACTGTAAAGCAACATAGGCTGCAATAACAGCTGATGCCAGTGAACATTTTTTTGAAAATTCTGCAAAACGTTTTTATAAAATATGAAAAGCAAGAACGTCACATAATAGAAACACATGGAGTGAGGAACACGTTTTGGCAGTAGTGCAATCTTGATCATTATTAATGTTAATCACTGGCAGCAATACAAATTCCATGCACAATTTCTCTCTGCCCAATAGCTGAGTATTAATCCCTGGGGCACCTACTGTATCTATGAGAAGTCAGCCCCGAAGGAATGTGACATACGtgaaagcgagaggtaactctcaatgtattatttcctggtacaAACAcgtgataaataaaataaaatatatggaCCATAAAAGTCTTTAGTAATTAACCCATGTATGCGTGAACTGACTTTTTCAAAGGTGCTTTGGTTCTAAAACTATGTCCATCCACTTCAATATAGCACATGTACCACTAAGCGACTCTATTCACTTCGTACGCCACCACTCCTTCTCAGCTTCTCTTCTCCTGGAGAAAGTCAATGAACAGttaggtgtcttatggcagaacactgcttaatACATGTGGGCAATAATGTCTTTGTCCCCTTAACATTTTTCTAAATTTAGGTTAAAACTCTTCGCTGCCAGAGGGACCCGCAAACCATTATGCCGCCATGGGTTGGAGTCCCCTCCGGCATTTGAGGGAACAACAGAAACATGGGGTTGAGTTAACAGTGTCTAAGCCTAGGAAATACTTAGATCAGTAGACCTGTCCTTTTGTCCTTTGAAACATTTCGGCAGAAAATAATGTAAAGTCGGTGTTTTGTGCCAACAACTCCCAATAAAGAAAATAGGTCGAAACAGGGATGGAAGAACCATGTACCTTATCACAAGTCTTCCCCCAGCCTGACTGAAAAGGATTCATCCATAGATTCATCCCTGCATTGGAACAAAGTACAACTGCTCAACTGTTCTTCACCTCCATCTGTGTTGGGTTGATGTGGCTCCAGTGTTGTTGAGCGAACGCTACTAtatcatttttgtgatttttagaCCATGGACTTATTTTGGGTGGTATCTGTTGTTGCCACAATTTGTTGCACCCTTTTGTTTCACCTGTCTTTTAACATCTGCTTGGGGTGAGTCATTTCCTAAGAGGGGCAAAAATGGGATGAAACCCATATTTATCCTCCACCTTCCATATAAAGAAGTCTTGAGTCTTCTCACCTCTATTTTACCTCATGGAATACCCAGTTGTCTGGAGGAATCAGAACGGTTCCCCCCTGCCTGGCGCCCACTTCTCTTCCCATGTTCCTCGTTTATGTGGGACACCTCAGTCGAGGCGGCATCAAAGCCAGGTTCGGTATGAGCTGCATTTACCACATGGACCTTGTTCCGGCCCTTCTTCCTCAGTAGACAGCTGAAGACCTTCTGGAATCCTTTGCGGAAGTGCTTGGACACCAAAGCATATACAATGGGGTTGAGACAAGAGTTGGCATAGGCCATGCAGTGAGACAGCAGACGGAAGGCATAGGTAGCTTGGTTGAAGGGGAAGTCACCGTAAAGATAGCACATGACAACCACGTGGTGGGGGAGCCAACATAGGCAGAAAAGGACAGTCACAATGATGATCATCTTGGTTACCTTTCTCTTAGCTTTTTTGGACTCTGACATGTCCTCTAGTGGATCCACAGCTCTCCAGAGGTACTTAATCGTCCTGGTGTAGGACAGGCTAACAATGAGCACAGGGATGACATACCCCACAATGAAGGTGCCGGTATCCATAATCTTGCGGTTCTTCTCCTTCCACCCGGGCATGCAGATATGACTAGACTCATAGTCCATCAAGTCGTAGTAGCTCAGGTAAGGTCCAGCGAAGACCACAGAGAGACCCCATATGATGGCCATAGTAGCGACTGCATTGCATGGAGTCCGAAGCTCACGGGACCGCAAGGGGTAACGTATTGCCAGGTACCTGTGGAGGACACAAGGTGGTGAGATGGTAAGAGTCAATGGCCTCTATACATCTAGTCATTTATTCAGTTCTTTAATAATGGCcctttgtgacagggtgaatgaacgtcaccagccatataccgggcaaacctatgtttaggcttgcagtgcagcagtgacgaggttaagtttcagttgagaaggactgtttaattagtctgaccccagctgcataatcaaggtattttaaaaccccaggctgtacacacatgcaagctagctggtcaggagacaggactgaaatactgaagagattactgctataaggtctgtttttcaaagtacatgtgtgatgaactgtctgtgtcctgcatgctgaagagaagctgccttgttttctatgctgaagagacgctattttgtttttgtctgctgaagagaagctattttgtttttgtatgctgaagagaagctattttgttttgtgtgctgtatgtttttaaggctcaataaagaagccttatcaagagaacccgcgtgtgtggttgcatgtaccctgcaacaccctTACACATATGGCCTCTCAtagcttatttatttataacaacatttatatagcgccttatCTAGGGTGCTGTACATAAGTTAGTAAAACAAAGATGTGGTTACATATAGATTGTATTACAGAGTAATTGTTAATATGTTATTGTGGTGGGTAGCGGTGGGAATATTATGGTCGGTCTATGGGTTAGGTTCATTGAGAGCTTACTTGGTTagtgggcaggggttgg belongs to Ascaphus truei isolate aAscTru1 chromosome 11, aAscTru1.hap1, whole genome shotgun sequence and includes:
- the LOC142463432 gene encoding galanin receptor 2b-like yields the protein MSDHDDFAGLAGSWNTSDFNLFNPASVVVPVIFSLIFLLGTVGNSLVLAVLLRSGQRTHNTTNLFILNLSVADVSFIIFCVPFQATIYTLEDWVFGAFMCKAVHFFIYLTMYASSFTLAAVSVDRYLAIRYPLRSRELRTPCNAVATMAIIWGLSVVFAGPYLSYYDLMDYESSHICMPGWKEKNRKIMDTGTFIVGYVIPVLIVSLSYTRTIKYLWRAVDPLEDMSESKKAKRKVTKMIIIVTVLFCLCWLPHHVVVMCYLYGDFPFNQATYAFRLLSHCMAYANSCLNPIVYALVSKHFRKGFQKVFSCLLRKKGRNKVHVVNAAHTEPGFDAASTEVSHINEEHGKRSGRQAGGNRSDSSRQLGIP